One window from the genome of Dyadobacter sp. CECT 9275 encodes:
- a CDS encoding dipeptide epimerase, whose translation MQLLFHPFDLHLKHTFTIAHDSRDIQKTLVVELRDGDFRGFGEATANPYYGITVDNMMDALAGARVLVEKGRFSSAEELWDHVHPVLQSNSFAQCALDEAAHDLFAKQNGQKLYKSWGLSIDRNPLTNFTIGIDTVEKMVSKMKELPWPIYKIKLGTDDDLKIVRELRKNTDAIFRVDANCAWTAEQAIAFAPELKQLGVEFIEQPLAADDTAGMKKVFAESALPVIADESCILESDVKKCHGLFHGVNIKLTKCGGLTPAKRMIAEARSLGMKTMVGCMTETSVGISAIAHLLPLLDYVDMDGSLLIRNDPASGVTFDFGKVIYSAENGTGAVLK comes from the coding sequence ATGCAACTTCTTTTTCATCCGTTTGACCTCCATCTGAAACATACCTTTACCATTGCCCACGATTCGCGGGATATCCAGAAAACGCTCGTTGTGGAATTACGGGACGGCGATTTCCGCGGATTCGGTGAAGCAACTGCCAATCCTTATTATGGCATAACCGTTGACAACATGATGGACGCATTGGCCGGGGCCAGAGTTCTGGTTGAAAAAGGGCGATTCTCCAGCGCAGAGGAGCTATGGGATCATGTTCATCCGGTATTACAATCCAACTCATTTGCGCAGTGTGCGTTGGACGAGGCCGCACACGACCTTTTTGCCAAACAAAACGGGCAGAAATTATACAAAAGCTGGGGCTTGTCAATCGACCGCAATCCGCTCACCAATTTTACAATTGGAATAGATACCGTTGAAAAAATGGTATCTAAAATGAAAGAACTTCCCTGGCCCATTTACAAAATAAAACTCGGGACGGATGACGATCTGAAGATCGTCAGAGAGCTCAGAAAAAATACTGATGCCATTTTCCGTGTGGATGCCAACTGTGCCTGGACGGCAGAACAGGCTATTGCCTTTGCCCCGGAGCTGAAGCAGCTCGGAGTGGAATTCATAGAACAGCCTCTGGCAGCAGATGATACCGCAGGGATGAAAAAAGTGTTCGCAGAAAGCGCTTTGCCGGTGATCGCAGACGAAAGCTGTATTCTGGAATCAGATGTAAAAAAGTGCCATGGCCTGTTCCACGGCGTGAACATAAAACTCACCAAATGCGGAGGCCTTACTCCTGCGAAAAGGATGATTGCAGAAGCCAGGTCACTGGGAATGAAAACGATGGTGGGATGCATGACTGAAACCAGCGTAGGTATCTCTGCTATTGCGCACCTGCTTCCCCTGCTGGATTATGTGGATATGGACGGCTCACTGCTTATCCGGAATGATCCGGCTTCGGGTGTTACCTTTGATTTTGGCAAAGTAATTTATTCCGCGGAAAACGGAACCGGCGCCGTATTGAAATAA
- a CDS encoding aminotransferase class I/II-fold pyridoxal phosphate-dependent enzyme codes for MIYPTNQLPGRKVIMTDGAEYLWFSGTDYLGMGHHQAYKEFLKQGFSRYGTHFGSSRNNSLRLEIYEETETLFAGYAGAPASLLVSSGMWAGQLVLKEIESIAGNSTADLAKERIRYHYAPGSHPAIWGNNFCSNNLAWQQWASRTIQEIRENPDHIHIVCSDAVGSPWVAKHDFSLFSDLPRSQNIWFVVDDSHGIGVTGDNGKGIYSPLDKLQQNSIVVASLNKGMGIPAGVILAAQDILDRLRQSPWFAGASPSVPAYIYAFRELLLANAYQECYEKMITNIRYFADALTSSGLFVGIADYAVMCSRNISLFDYLLTNGIFASCFSYPLPTDEPVTRLAISALHEKEDLDRLAEVCIHFES; via the coding sequence ATGATCTACCCAACAAACCAGCTCCCTGGCAGGAAAGTGATAATGACGGACGGAGCGGAATATCTTTGGTTCAGCGGAACCGACTACCTCGGTATGGGCCACCATCAGGCTTATAAAGAATTCTTAAAACAGGGATTTTCGAGATACGGTACCCATTTTGGCAGTTCCAGGAATAACAGCCTTCGTCTGGAAATATATGAGGAAACCGAGACACTGTTTGCCGGATACGCGGGGGCCCCTGCCTCACTTCTGGTATCTTCAGGCATGTGGGCAGGCCAGCTGGTACTTAAGGAAATAGAATCAATCGCAGGAAATTCAACAGCTGATTTGGCGAAGGAGCGCATCCGGTATCATTACGCACCTGGATCACACCCCGCTATCTGGGGAAACAATTTCTGTAGTAACAATCTTGCCTGGCAGCAATGGGCTTCGCGAACGATACAGGAAATCCGGGAAAACCCGGATCATATCCATATTGTTTGCTCCGATGCCGTTGGTTCTCCCTGGGTAGCGAAACATGATTTTTCCCTGTTTTCCGATCTTCCCCGGTCCCAAAATATTTGGTTTGTAGTGGATGATTCACACGGGATTGGGGTAACAGGTGATAACGGAAAAGGTATTTATTCACCGCTTGACAAATTGCAGCAAAATAGTATTGTCGTAGCCTCTCTCAACAAAGGTATGGGGATTCCTGCAGGCGTAATTTTAGCGGCTCAGGATATCCTTGACAGACTCCGCCAATCTCCCTGGTTTGCAGGTGCGTCTCCTTCCGTGCCCGCTTACATATATGCCTTCAGGGAACTGCTCCTGGCCAATGCGTATCAGGAATGTTACGAAAAAATGATCACCAATATCCGGTATTTTGCCGATGCGCTAACTAGTTCCGGTCTTTTTGTCGGAATAGCGGATTATGCCGTCATGTGCAGCCGGAATATATCCCTTTTTGACTATCTGCTGACAAACGGGATATTCGCTTCCTGTTTTTCATATCCCCTCCCTACAGACGAACCTGTAACCAGGCTGGCCATTTCAGCATTACACGAAAAAGAAGACCTCGACCGGTTGGCCGAGGTCTGTATTCACTTTGAAAGTTAA
- a CDS encoding alpha/beta hydrolase translates to MRKFLIALGVVMISGVAYSQKVMDLYPGEIPGAKGAADEEVIKDGVARKVSHPTLTIFTPPAGKANGTSVIICPGGGYGVLVIDREGYQVAKAFNEAGVTAFVLKYRLPDSKHMQNQAVGPLQDVQQAIKTIRENSTGWKLDPLKIGVMGFSAGGHLAATAGTHFDSTFIENKNKTSLRPDFMILVYPVISFMDGIGHVGSAKNLLGSATSSGQQRYFSNEFQVTSKTPPAFITHASDDTVVPVAHSILFYEALTANKVLSEMHIYARGEHGYLKRPAFAEWFGRNLAWMSDTGFLPR, encoded by the coding sequence ATGAGAAAATTTTTGATTGCCCTTGGAGTCGTGATGATTTCGGGCGTGGCATATAGCCAAAAGGTAATGGATCTGTATCCTGGTGAAATTCCGGGGGCTAAAGGCGCAGCCGATGAAGAGGTTATCAAAGATGGAGTGGCAAGAAAAGTTTCTCATCCGACCTTAACGATTTTTACACCGCCAGCAGGAAAGGCAAATGGTACATCCGTCATCATTTGCCCGGGGGGCGGCTACGGCGTACTGGTGATCGACAGGGAAGGGTACCAGGTGGCTAAGGCCTTTAACGAAGCCGGGGTTACAGCATTTGTACTGAAATACCGGCTGCCAGACAGTAAGCACATGCAGAACCAGGCGGTCGGCCCGTTGCAGGATGTTCAGCAGGCTATAAAAACAATCCGTGAGAATTCAACGGGCTGGAAATTGGACCCTCTGAAAATAGGGGTAATGGGTTTCTCCGCAGGAGGGCATCTGGCAGCCACTGCCGGAACGCACTTTGACAGTACTTTCATAGAAAATAAAAACAAAACAAGTCTGCGCCCCGACTTTATGATTCTGGTTTATCCGGTCATCAGTTTCATGGACGGGATAGGACATGTCGGATCCGCCAAGAATTTGTTGGGATCTGCTACATCCTCAGGCCAGCAGCGTTATTTTTCAAACGAATTTCAGGTAACGTCAAAGACGCCACCAGCTTTCATAACCCACGCCAGTGATGACACTGTGGTTCCTGTTGCCCACAGTATCCTGTTTTATGAAGCGTTAACAGCGAATAAGGTTTTGTCAGAAATGCATATTTATGCCAGGGGGGAACACGGGTACCTTAAAAGGCCAGCTTTTGCAGAATGGTTCGGACGAAATCTGGCTTGGATGTCAGACACTGGATTTCTGCCAAGGTAA
- a CDS encoding alpha/beta fold hydrolase, with the protein MKYSIHAEGKFQFIDEGKGETLLLLHGLFGALSNWDGIIDGFSSRFRVIIPLLPIYELPPREAGLEALLAFLEDFVSFKNLTNVTVIGNSLGGHIGLLYTLKNQDNVVRLVLTGSSGLFENSMGGSFPKRGSYEYIKERVAYTFYDPAVATKDLIDEVFETTSSIPKCMSIVGIAKSAQRHNLAKDLHEIKVPTLLVWGLNDTITPPHVGYEFNRLIEGSELYFIDKCCHAPMMEHPQEFNTILESFLEKHISVPVE; encoded by the coding sequence ATGAAATATTCAATACATGCCGAAGGCAAGTTTCAATTTATCGACGAAGGAAAAGGCGAAACGTTGCTCCTTTTACATGGCCTTTTCGGTGCCTTGAGTAATTGGGATGGTATTATTGACGGATTTTCTTCCCGCTTCCGGGTAATTATCCCTTTGCTTCCCATTTATGAACTGCCTCCGCGCGAGGCCGGGCTGGAAGCACTGCTGGCATTTCTGGAAGATTTTGTTTCATTTAAGAATCTGACAAATGTAACCGTCATCGGAAACTCTCTGGGCGGACATATAGGGTTGTTGTATACCTTAAAAAATCAGGACAATGTGGTCCGGCTTGTTCTGACAGGCAGTTCAGGGCTTTTCGAAAACTCGATGGGCGGCTCGTTCCCCAAAAGAGGAAGTTATGAATATATTAAGGAAAGGGTTGCTTATACCTTTTACGACCCCGCAGTGGCAACAAAAGATCTGATCGACGAAGTTTTTGAAACCACATCGAGTATTCCAAAGTGTATGAGTATTGTAGGGATAGCCAAATCCGCTCAGCGGCACAACCTTGCAAAAGATCTGCATGAGATAAAAGTTCCGACTTTGCTCGTCTGGGGACTGAATGATACAATCACCCCACCACATGTGGGGTATGAATTCAACCGTCTGATTGAGGGTTCTGAACTTTATTTTATTGATAAATGCTGCCACGCTCCCATGATGGAGCATCCGCAGGAATTTAATACCATCCTGGAAAGCTTTTTAGAAAAACATATTTCGGTTCCGGTCGAATAA
- a CDS encoding CBS domain-containing protein: protein MIATSLINPMIPALKLTDTVSMALDWMDEFEVKQLVVVDAGSYKGIVSEDILFDFTDSSQPLTKIIIQHEDIFALEDQHTYELLRLVNEFGLAVVPVLHDDRTFAGTIIATDLVERFVNDLGIQEKGAVLVLKIAERDYSLSEISRLVESNGTKILSSYYSSGDSMRPVSDARLTLKLNRTHITPLIATLERFGYDIEEAHANDPIESVDQERLDMLLRYLAT, encoded by the coding sequence ATGATTGCCACCTCCTTGATAAATCCTATGATCCCAGCGCTCAAGCTTACCGACACGGTAAGCATGGCACTAGACTGGATGGATGAGTTTGAGGTAAAGCAACTGGTTGTCGTAGATGCAGGAAGTTACAAAGGCATTGTTTCCGAAGATATTCTGTTTGACTTCACCGACAGTTCGCAGCCACTCACCAAAATAATCATTCAGCACGAAGATATCTTCGCATTGGAAGATCAGCATACTTATGAGCTACTACGGCTGGTCAACGAATTCGGACTGGCTGTCGTTCCTGTGTTACACGACGACCGTACCTTTGCTGGTACCATTATCGCCACCGATCTTGTCGAACGTTTCGTTAATGATCTGGGTATTCAGGAAAAAGGTGCCGTTCTGGTACTGAAAATTGCTGAAAGAGATTACTCCCTGTCCGAAATAAGCCGGCTTGTGGAGTCCAACGGCACCAAAATTCTGAGCAGTTACTATTCGTCCGGTGATTCGATGCGGCCCGTTTCCGATGCCCGTCTTACCCTAAAGTTAAACCGTACGCACATTACACCTTTAATTGCTACGCTGGAAAGGTTCGGATATGATATTGAAGAGGCTCATGCCAATGATCCGATCGAAAGCGTTGACCAGGAACGGCTTGATATGCTGCTTCGCTACCTGGCCACCTGA
- the recF gene encoding DNA replication/repair protein RecF (All proteins in this family for which functions are known are DNA-binding proteins that assist the filamentation of RecA onto DNA for the initiation of recombination or recombinational repair.) gives MWLEKLHLTYFKSYEERVFTFGEHVNCIIGENGSGKTNLLDAIYFLTLTKSAFHNQDALGIRHSADFFLIDGIFSDLGRHTQITCSLQRGQRKVFMADKKNYDRLSEHIGLFPLVLIAPNDTDLIRDGSEERRRFFDGVLAQATPGYLNDFLQYNKILAQRNGLLKLFGERNYLDEDLLETYDEPLIYLSQSIYAHRKAFMDRFMPLFRKHYAFLSSEREEVDISYESELAGVDFPAAFRKNRSRDLYAQRTGKGAHKDEFVFEIDGVTLKKFGSQGQQKSFVIALKLAQFELLKAEKEKTPILLLDDIFDKLDDRRIHKLIELIDIGFLGQVFITDARPERSEKILERVQADVRFFEISK, from the coding sequence ATGTGGCTAGAAAAGCTCCATCTTACATACTTTAAGAGTTATGAGGAGCGGGTGTTTACGTTTGGAGAACATGTAAACTGTATCATTGGCGAAAATGGAAGCGGTAAAACCAACCTTTTGGACGCGATTTATTTCCTTACGCTCACCAAAAGTGCTTTTCATAATCAGGATGCCCTGGGTATCCGGCATTCGGCAGATTTTTTTTTGATCGATGGTATTTTTTCAGATCTGGGCAGACATACACAAATTACCTGCAGCCTCCAGCGTGGACAGCGTAAAGTTTTTATGGCCGACAAAAAAAACTATGACCGCCTCAGCGAGCATATCGGCCTTTTTCCATTAGTACTGATTGCCCCCAATGATACCGACCTGATCCGCGACGGCAGTGAGGAGCGCCGCCGGTTTTTTGATGGCGTACTGGCGCAAGCCACACCGGGTTATCTCAACGATTTTTTGCAGTACAATAAAATTCTGGCACAGCGCAATGGCCTGCTCAAACTTTTCGGCGAAAGGAATTATCTTGATGAAGACCTTCTGGAAACTTATGATGAGCCGTTGATCTATCTGTCGCAAAGTATTTACGCGCACCGGAAAGCCTTCATGGATCGGTTCATGCCGCTTTTCAGAAAACATTATGCTTTTTTGAGCAGTGAAAGAGAAGAGGTTGATATCTCCTACGAAAGTGAGCTCGCCGGCGTGGATTTCCCGGCGGCATTCAGGAAAAACCGTTCCAGAGACCTGTACGCGCAAAGAACCGGAAAAGGCGCGCATAAGGATGAGTTTGTATTTGAAATCGATGGTGTTACCCTCAAAAAATTCGGATCACAAGGGCAACAAAAATCCTTTGTTATTGCCCTGAAACTGGCTCAGTTTGAGCTATTGAAAGCCGAAAAAGAAAAAACGCCCATCCTGTTGCTGGATGATATCTTTGACAAGCTGGATGACAGAAGAATCCACAAACTGATTGAACTGATCGATATCGGATTTCTCGGGCAGGTATTTATCACCGACGCTCGCCCCGAACGCTCCGAAAAAATCCTAGAAAGGGTACAAGCCGATGTGCGTTTTTTCGAGATCAGTAAGTGA
- a CDS encoding L-fucose dehydrogenase produces the protein MDLELKDKIIIVTGGAKGIGRGIAGVLAKEGAVPVIIGRNGADNQQAVSEIEEEGYRAFQVTAELSDPQECAKVVDTVLDTFGSIDGLVNNAGVNDGVGLEKGSYEKFMQSLHSNLIHYYLIAHHALPALKKSRGAILNIGSKTAETGQGGTSAYAAANGGRNALTREWAVELLPFGIRVNAVIVAECYTPLYEKWIQTLPNPKEKLASIVSKIPLENRMTTAEEIANMAVFLLSVRSSHTTGQLIHVDGGYVHLDRAISE, from the coding sequence ATGGATTTGGAATTAAAGGACAAGATTATCATCGTTACGGGAGGGGCAAAGGGAATTGGCCGCGGAATAGCGGGCGTATTAGCAAAGGAAGGGGCCGTACCGGTGATCATCGGCCGTAACGGAGCGGATAACCAGCAGGCTGTTTCGGAAATAGAAGAAGAGGGATACCGTGCGTTTCAGGTTACGGCGGAGCTGTCTGACCCGCAGGAATGCGCAAAAGTGGTGGATACCGTGCTGGATACTTTCGGAAGCATTGATGGCCTTGTGAATAACGCCGGTGTAAATGATGGTGTGGGGCTGGAAAAAGGCAGTTACGAAAAGTTTATGCAAAGCTTGCACAGTAACCTCATCCATTATTATCTGATAGCGCATCATGCACTTCCTGCTCTTAAGAAATCGCGGGGCGCAATTTTGAATATAGGTTCGAAAACCGCTGAAACAGGGCAGGGAGGAACTTCGGCGTATGCGGCTGCAAACGGAGGAAGAAACGCACTCACCCGCGAATGGGCAGTTGAATTGTTGCCATTTGGAATCCGTGTCAATGCCGTAATTGTTGCGGAGTGCTATACACCGCTGTATGAGAAATGGATACAGACTCTTCCAAATCCTAAGGAGAAACTTGCTTCCATTGTGAGCAAAATTCCTTTGGAAAACCGCATGACCACTGCGGAGGAAATTGCAAATATGGCGGTCTTCCTTTTATCCGTACGTTCCAGCCACACCACCGGGCAGCTTATTCATGTGGATGGCGGTTATGTTCACCTGGATCGTGCGATCAGCGAATAG
- the tatC gene encoding twin-arginine translocase subunit TatC codes for MPLDQEFDNEEEEGEEGKEMSFLGHLEELRWHVIRAGASILVFAILSFVYIKEIYHYVIIAPSQPDFWTYRMLCKLADKVGYDELCIKALNFKLQAIGVGDQFTMSMTSAVIAGLVFAFPYAFWEIWRFIKPGLRSYERRSARGAVFYVTFLFFSGVFFGYYIVTPLAMNFLANFTLDESIINEFSLSSYISLVATLTLACGVAFQLPVVVYVLSRVGVLTPGFMREYRKHSIIVILIVAAIITPSPDIYSQILVAIPLFLLYEVSILVSARVEREKLREEKRLAKLDGRDS; via the coding sequence ATGCCTCTAGATCAGGAATTTGATAACGAAGAAGAAGAAGGAGAAGAAGGGAAAGAGATGTCGTTTCTCGGGCATCTGGAAGAGTTAAGGTGGCATGTGATCAGGGCAGGAGCTTCGATTCTGGTATTCGCCATACTTTCTTTTGTCTATATTAAGGAAATTTATCACTATGTTATCATTGCACCTTCGCAGCCCGACTTCTGGACTTACAGGATGCTTTGTAAGCTGGCGGATAAAGTGGGTTACGACGAATTGTGTATTAAGGCGCTGAATTTCAAGCTCCAGGCCATCGGAGTGGGAGATCAGTTTACGATGAGTATGACATCGGCTGTTATTGCCGGACTGGTGTTTGCTTTTCCCTACGCATTCTGGGAAATCTGGCGTTTCATCAAACCGGGCCTTCGGTCCTATGAGAGACGGTCCGCTCGTGGTGCTGTATTTTATGTGACATTCCTTTTCTTTTCCGGCGTGTTTTTTGGCTATTACATCGTCACACCTCTGGCGATGAACTTCCTCGCCAATTTTACGCTCGACGAGTCGATCATCAATGAATTCAGCTTATCCTCTTATATCTCGCTGGTGGCAACTTTAACTTTGGCCTGCGGTGTGGCGTTCCAGCTTCCAGTTGTGGTATATGTGCTTTCAAGAGTAGGTGTATTAACGCCAGGGTTCATGAGAGAGTACCGGAAGCATTCTATCATCGTTATCCTGATTGTAGCGGCTATCATTACTCCTTCACCGGATATCTACAGCCAGATCCTGGTAGCAATTCCTTTGTTCCTGCTTTATGAAGTAAGTATTCTGGTTTCGGCCAGGGTGGAAAGGGAAAAACTCAGGGAAGAGAAACGACTTGCCAAATTGGACGGAAGGGATTCCTGA
- the pdhA gene encoding pyruvate dehydrogenase (acetyl-transferring) E1 component subunit alpha, with translation MATVTEKKKAAASKKLQHPKEQYLFWFENMLLQRRFEEKAGQLYGQQKIRGFCHLYIGQEACSSGAVTALTKGDKYITAYRDHGIPLALGTDPKAIMAELYGKKTGTTKGKGGSMHIFDKENNFIGGHGIVGAQIPLGAGIAFAEKYNKTGNLCICYFGDGAIRQGAFHEALNMAMSWKLPVIFVVENNGYAMGTSVARSSNVTELYTLGEAYDIPSEPVDGMSVEAIHEAVSRAAERARKGDGPTFLEFRTYRYRGHSMSDPQKYRSKEEVEEYKHRDPIEQIRAVILENKLATEEELEAVDKKVKDIVAESVQFAEESEFPDASEAYTDVYVENDYPFVMD, from the coding sequence ATGGCCACCGTTACTGAAAAAAAGAAAGCAGCAGCCTCCAAAAAATTACAGCATCCGAAAGAACAATATTTGTTCTGGTTCGAGAATATGCTTTTACAACGACGTTTTGAAGAGAAAGCCGGTCAGCTTTACGGCCAGCAGAAAATCCGTGGTTTTTGTCACCTTTATATCGGCCAGGAAGCCTGTTCTTCCGGCGCGGTTACAGCGCTGACAAAGGGAGATAAGTATATCACCGCGTATCGCGATCATGGCATTCCGCTGGCACTGGGCACGGATCCAAAAGCGATTATGGCAGAGTTGTATGGTAAAAAAACCGGTACTACTAAGGGAAAAGGCGGTTCCATGCACATTTTCGATAAGGAAAATAACTTTATTGGAGGGCACGGTATCGTAGGTGCACAGATTCCGCTGGGTGCAGGTATTGCATTTGCAGAGAAATACAATAAAACCGGCAACCTGTGTATCTGTTATTTTGGTGACGGAGCAATTCGCCAGGGAGCATTTCACGAAGCGCTGAACATGGCCATGAGCTGGAAACTGCCCGTGATATTCGTTGTTGAAAACAATGGTTATGCCATGGGAACTTCGGTGGCGCGCTCATCCAATGTTACGGAGCTTTATACACTGGGAGAGGCATATGACATTCCTTCTGAACCAGTGGATGGCATGAGTGTTGAAGCCATTCACGAAGCTGTTTCCAGAGCAGCAGAACGTGCACGTAAAGGTGACGGACCTACCTTCCTGGAATTCCGGACCTACCGTTACCGCGGACATTCGATGTCTGATCCTCAGAAATATCGTAGCAAGGAGGAAGTGGAAGAGTACAAACACCGTGATCCGATTGAACAGATCCGTGCAGTAATACTGGAAAATAAGCTTGCAACAGAAGAGGAACTGGAGGCAGTTGACAAAAAAGTAAAGGATATCGTTGCTGAATCAGTACAATTTGCGGAAGAGTCAGAATTTCCGGATGCATCCGAAGCATATACAGACGTGTATGTGGAAAATGATTATCCTTTCGTAATGGATTGA
- a CDS encoding NAD kinase, with amino-acid sequence MKIAIHGRNFNDSARPFIENMFHELAKRQIEVQLSLPFRSFLDKNGISHFSTLVYDKPEELFDARLVVSMGGDGTLLETISHVGKRQIPAIGINVGRLGFLATVPPERISDMITALEVGEFKIDERSLVAIESNIDLFDGLNFGLNDFTITKTDTSSMITVHTYLNEEFLNSYWADGLIVSTPTGSTGYSLSCGGPVLVPHSQNFIVTPISPHNLNVRPLVVEDTAVIRLEVKSRSSNFLISLDARSRVVDENTQLTVRKANFTARLIKMLDDSFLNTLRSKLSWGLDMRN; translated from the coding sequence ATGAAAATTGCAATTCACGGACGGAATTTTAATGATTCTGCCCGCCCGTTTATCGAAAACATGTTCCATGAACTGGCAAAGAGGCAAATTGAAGTTCAGCTATCCCTGCCTTTTCGCTCCTTTCTGGACAAAAACGGTATATCTCATTTTTCCACGTTGGTTTATGACAAGCCCGAAGAGCTTTTCGATGCACGCCTCGTAGTGAGCATGGGTGGTGACGGAACGCTGCTTGAAACAATTTCACACGTTGGAAAAAGACAGATCCCCGCTATAGGGATCAACGTGGGTCGTTTGGGATTTCTGGCCACGGTTCCTCCTGAAAGGATTTCGGACATGATCACTGCCCTGGAAGTAGGCGAATTTAAAATTGATGAAAGATCCCTGGTTGCCATCGAATCTAATATCGATTTATTCGACGGGCTTAATTTCGGGCTAAACGATTTTACGATCACCAAAACGGATACTTCGTCCATGATCACGGTCCATACCTATCTGAACGAGGAGTTCCTGAATTCATACTGGGCCGACGGCCTCATCGTTTCCACGCCAACAGGCTCAACAGGATACTCGCTAAGCTGCGGCGGACCGGTACTGGTACCCCATTCTCAGAATTTTATCGTAACGCCCATCAGTCCCCATAACCTCAACGTACGCCCGCTGGTGGTGGAAGATACCGCTGTCATACGTCTTGAAGTGAAAAGCAGAAGCAGCAACTTTCTGATTTCCCTCGACGCCCGCTCACGGGTGGTGGACGAAAACACGCAACTGACGGTCCGGAAAGCTAATTTTACAGCACGGCTCATCAAAATGCTCGACGACAGTTTCCTTAACACATTGCGAAGCAAACTTTCGTGGGGCCTTGATATGCGGAACTAA